One part of the Alosa alosa isolate M-15738 ecotype Scorff River chromosome 4, AALO_Geno_1.1, whole genome shotgun sequence genome encodes these proteins:
- the tnnc1b gene encoding troponin C type 1b (slow), whose translation MDDVYKAAVENLTEEQKNEFRAAFDIFVQGAEDGCISTKELGKVMRMLGQNPSQEELQEMVDEVDEDGSGTVDFDEFLVMMVRCMKEESKGKSEEELAEVFRMFDKNGDGYIDLDELKNMLESTGEAITEDDIEELMKDGDKNNDGKIDYDEFLEFMKGVE comes from the exons ATGGATGATGTTTATAAAGCAGcg GTCGAGAACTTAACAGAAGAACAGAAAAATG AGTTCCGTGCTGCCTTTGACATCTTCGTGCAGGGTGCGGAGGACGGCTGCATCAGCACAAAGGAGTTGGGAAAGGTCATGAGGATGCTGGGACAGAAtccctcccaagaagagttgCAGGAGATGGTGGATGAGGTAGATGAAGACG GCAGCGGGACAGTGGATTTCGATGAGTTCTTGGTCATGATGGTGCGCTGCATGAAAGAGGAGAGCAAAGGAAAGTCAGAGGAGGAGCTCGCCGAGGTCTTCCGCATGTTTGACAA GAACGGAGATGGCTATATCGATTTAGATGAGCTAAAGAACATGCTGGAGTCAACAGGTGAGGCCATCACAGAAGACGACATTGAAGAACTTATGAAGGATGGAGACAAAAACAACGATGGCAAGATTGACTATGATG AGTTCCTTGAATTCATGAAGGGAGTTGAATAA
- the tktb gene encoding transketolase-like protein 2, whose protein sequence is MSYHKPDEKTLQGLKDIANKLRINSIKATCASNSGHPTSCCSAAELMSVLFFNTMRYKADDPRNACNDRFIMSKGHAAPILYAAWAEAGFVKESELLNLRKLDCLLEGHPTPKLEFVDVATGSLGQGLGAACGMAYTGKHFDKASYRVYCMLGDGECSEGSVWEAMAFASYYKLDNLVAILDVNRLGQSEAAPLQHDMDTYRKRCEAFGWNTYLVEGHDVEELCKAFWQAEQVKGKPTAIVAKTFKGKGLKDIEDLDNWHGKPIPKDRVDTLLKDLQSQIQSPNKVLTPEMPQEDAKPVDYSAIRLPSPPAYKLGDKIATRKAYGVALAKIGQASQRVVALDGDTKNSTFSDTFKKAHPDRYIECFIAEQNMVSVAIGCATRDRTVAFASTFAAFFSRAYDQIRMGAISQSNVNLSGSHCGVSIGEDGPSQMALEDLAMFRAIPTCTVFYPSDGVSTERAVELCANTKGICFIRTSRPETAVLYAPDEKFEIGHAKVVRQSDSDRVTVIGAGVTLHEALTAADQLAGEGVNIRVIDPFTIKPLDARTIVSNARQTGGRIITVEDHYKEGGLGEAVLAAVAEEPGIVVQCLAVSRVAQSAKPQELLDMFGISAKGIVTAVKGTFAN, encoded by the exons ACACCCCACCTCTTGCTGCAGTGCAGCAGAGCTTATGTCGGTGCTGTTTTTCAACACTATGCGCTACAAGGCCGACGACCCACGCAATGCTTGCAATGACCGCTTCATCATGTCCAAG GGCCATGCTGCTCCCATTCTTTACGCTGCCTGGGCAGAAGCTGGCTTCGTCAAGGAGTCCGAGCTCCTGAACCTCCGCAAACTGGACTGTTTGCTGGAGGGCCACCCCACTCCG AAACTGGAGTTTGTTGACGTGGCCACTGGATCCCTGGGACAGGGTCTCGGAGCTGCCTGTGGAATGGCCTACACCGGCAAACATTTCGACAAGGCGAG CTACCGTGTGTACTGCATGCTGGGAGACGGCGAGTGCTCAGAGGGGTCAGTGTGGGAGGCCATGGCCTTCGCCTCCTACTACAAGCTGGACAACCTGGTGGCCATCCTGGACGTGAACCGGCTGGGCCAGAGCGAGGCTGCGCCCCTGCAGCACGATATGGACACCTACAGGAAGCGCTGTGAGGCTTTTGG CTGGAACACATATTTGGTAGAGGGTCACGATGTGGAGGAGCTGTGCAAGGCGTTTTGGCAGGCTGAGCAGGTCAAAGGGAAGCCCACTGCCATCGTGGCCAAAACCTTCAAGGGCAAAGGACTCAAAG ACATTGAGGATCTAGACAACTGGCATGGGAAGCCCATTCCCAAGGACCGTGTGGACACCCTGCTGAAGGACCTGCAGAGTCAGATCCAGTCTCCCAACAAGGTCCTCACCCCGGAGATGCCCCAGGAGGATGCCAAGCCTGTGGACTACTCGGCCATTcgcctcccctctccccctgcaTACAAACTAGGCGATAAG ATTGCGACCAGGAAAGCCTACGGTGTGGCCTTGGCCAAGATTGGACAGGCCAGCCAAAGGGTAGTGGCCCTCGATGGCGACACCAAGAACTCCACATTCTCTGATACCTTCAAGAAGGCTCACCCTGACCGCTACATAGAGTGCTTCATTGCGGAGCAGAATATG GTCAGCGTTGCCATTGGTTGTGCCACCCGTGACCGCACTGTAGCCTTTGCCAGCACATTCGCCGCCTTCTTCTCCCGGGCCTACGACCAGATCCGCATGGGTGCCATCTCCCAGTCGAACGTCAACCTGTCCGGTTCCCACTGTGGAGTCTCCATTG GTGAGGATGGTCCGTCTCAGATGGCCTTGGAGGACCTGGCAATGTTCCGAGCTATCCCAACATGCACCGTGTTCTACCCCAGCGATGGCGTGTCCACTGAAAGGGCAGTGGAGCTCTGTGCCAACACCAAG GGAATCTGCTTCATTCGCACAAGTCGTCCTGAGACAGCAGTGCTCTATGCTCCCGATGAGAAGTTTGAGATTGGACATGCAAAG GTGGTGCGCCAGTCTGACAGCGACAGGGTGACTGTGATTGGTGCAGGAGTGACTCTGCATGAAGCCCTCACTGCTGCTGACCAGCTGGCTGGCGAAG gAGTGAACATTCGTGTGATCGACCCATTCACCATCAAACCGTTGGATGCCCGCACCATTGTGTCCAATGCCAGGCAAACCGGAGGAAGGATCATCACAGTGGAGGATCATTACAAAGAGG GTGGTCTGGGCGAGGCCGTGCTGGCAGCCGTGGCTGAGGAACCGGGCATCGTGGTGCAGTGCCTGGCCGTGAGCCGCGTCGCCCAGAGCGCCAAACCGCAGGAGCTCCTGGACATGTTTGGCATCAGCGCCAAGGGCATAGTCACTGCCGTCAAGGGTACCTTTGCCAACTGA